DNA from Streptomyces sp. NBC_01476:
CCTGGCCTGACCGCCGCCCGCACAGGACCGCCGGCCGCGGAGGGACGGCTCCCGGCCGGCGCCCGGCGGGCGATGCCGCGCCCGCCGGGCCACCGCACCGCTGGAGAGGCAGCGGTCAGCCGGCCGCCCCTGGAGGGGCAGTCAGCCGGCCAGCTGCTCGTACGCCGGCAGCGTCAGGAAGTCGACGTAGTCCGCGTCGAGGCCGGTGCGCAGCAGCAGTTCGTGCGCCTCGGTCCACTTGCCGGCGGCGAACGCGTCCTCACCGACCTCGGTGCGGATCGCCACGAGTTCGTCGGCGGCGACCTGGCGGACCAGCTCGGGGGTCGCCTTCTCGCCGCCCTCGAAGACCACACCCGCGTTGGTCCACTGCCAGATCTGCGAGCGTGAGATCTCCGCGGTGGCCGCGTCCTCCATCAGGTTGAAGATCGCCACCGCGCCCGACCCGCGCAGCCACGCCTCGATGTAACGGATGCCGACCGCGACGGCGTTGCGCAGACCGTCGTAGGTCGGCCTGGCGTCCAGCGAGGCGATGTCGATGAGTTCGGCGGCGGTGACGTGCACGTCCTCGCGCAGCCGGTCCTTCTGGTTCGGCCGGTCGCCGAGCACCGCGTCGAAGGAGGCGCGGGCGATCGGCACCAGGTCCGGGTGCGCCACCCAGGAGCCGTCGAAGCCGTCGCCGGCCTCGCGGTCCTTGTCGGCCTTGACCTTCTCGAACGCCACCTCGTTGACGGCCGCGTCGCGCCGCGACGGGATGAACGCCGCCATGCCGCCGATCGCGTGCGCCCCGCGCTTGTGGCAGGTGCGCACCAGCAGTTCGGTGTAGGCCCGCATGAAGGGCGCGGTCATGGTGACCGCGTTGCGGTCCGGCAGCACGAACCGCTCACCGGCGTCCCGGAAGTTCTTCACGATCGAGAACAGGTAGTCCCAGCGGCCCGCGTTGAGCCCGGAGGCGTGGTCGCGCAGTTCGTAGAGGATCTCCTCCATCTCGTACGCGGCGGTGATCGTCTCGATCAGCACGGTGGCGCGGACGGTGCCCTGCGGGATGCCGGTGTAGTCCTGGGCGAAGACGAACACGTCGTTCCAGAGCCGGGCTTCGAGGTGCGACTCGGTCTTCGGCAGGTAGAAGTACGGGCCCTTGCCGAGGTCGATCAGCCGCTGCGCGTTGTGGAAGAAGTAGAGCCCGAAGTCGACCAGGCCGCCGGGGACCTGCTCGCCGTCCACGGTCAGGTGCCGCTCGTCGAGGTGCCAGCCGCGCGGCCGGGTGACGACGGTGGCGAGTTCGGCGGCGTCCTTGAGCGCGTAGCTCTTGCCCTCGGGGGAGGTGAAGTCGATCCGCCGCTCGTAGGCGTCGATCAGGTTGACCTGGCCGCCGATGACGTTCTCCCAGGTGGGCGCGGAGGCGTCCTCGAAGTCGGCGAGCCAGATCTTCGCGCCGGAATTGAGCGCGTTGATGGTCATCTTGCGGTCGGTGGGGCCGGTGATCTCCACCCGGCGGTCGTTCAGCGCCGCCGGGGCGGGGGCCACCTGCCACGCGCCGTCCCGGATGTGCGCGGTGTCGGGGAGGAAGTCAAGGGAGGCGGTACGGGCGATCTCGGCCCGCCGCTTCGCGCGCAGTGCGAGCAGTTCGGCGCGGCGGGGGGCGAAACGGCGGTGCAGCTCGCCGAGGAAGGCCAGCGCCTGCGGCGTCAGCACCTCCTCCGCGCGGGCCACGGTCGGGGCGGCTTCGGAGACGACGGCCGGGGACGGGGACGGCGCGCTTGCGGACATGCGGGTCACTCCTCCAGAGAGCAAAGGGTGTCGGCGTCCGCCGTGTACGGCCCGGAGGTGCCGCCCACGCCGGGGCGGTGGGCAGGCACGCGGTGCCGGGCCGCGTCGGGATACGGGCGCTTCTGCTAGGTGGAGTGTAGTTTTCGCAGTGCGGAAGTTCAACGTTCTGTGGCACCACGGGCGGTCTCATCGAGAATCCGCAGGTCGGCGGGGGTGTCGATATCCGCCGGGTCCGCCACGTCACCGCACTCCACCAGAAGCGTCTGCTCGGCGTGCTCGCGAAGATACCTACGAGCCCCGCGGTCCCCGCCCGCGCTGCCCGCCACCGCGGCCCAGCGGCTCGACCCGAAGAGGACCGGGTGCCCGCGCTGGGCCCCGTACACCGCCGAGACCAGCGCCGAGGGCAGGTCCTCGCCGGCCCGGGCGGCGGCCAGCACCCGGGCGACCGCTTCGGCGCCGACGCCGGGCTGGTCCACCAGGCAGATCACCGCCGCCCCCGGGTGTCCGGCGCCCGCCGCGGAGCCGGCCCGGCGCGTGTCCGGGGTCTCCGCGTCCTGCTCGTGCCCGGCCAGGGAGGCGAGACCGGCCCGGAGCGAGGTGCCCATGCCCTCCTCCCAGCGCGGGTTCGTCACGATCACACAGCCGGAGAGATCGGCCTGCCCCCGTACCTCGTCCGCCGCCGCGCCCAGCACCACGTGCACGGGGCCGCAGCCGCCCGCCCGCAGCATCTCCACGGCGTGCTCCACCAGCGGCCGCCCCCGGTACGGCAGCAGCGCCTTCGGACGGCCGCCGAGGCGCCGCCCCCCGCCGGCCGCCAGCAGCAGACCGGCCACCTCGCCATTCGTCTCCATGCGTCCTGCATACCGCCTGCCGCACGGTGGCGGAACAGGCCCCTGGCGGCGTGGCGTGTTCCGGTATCGTCAAGCCGTGTCCGGGGCGGGGCGTTGGTCAGGTGAGGGGCGGGGGCTGATGGGCATGGCGCACACCGGTCCGGCCTTCCGGGAACCGGTCTTCGGACCCGCCGCCGCCGACGACCCGGCGGTGGTCTCGGGCCACCGGATCGGCGCGGTGCTCGGCGACGGCGCGCTCGGCCGGGTCTACCTGGCGCACGCCCCCGGCGGGCAGCCGGTGGCGCTCACCGTGCTCCGTGCACGGGACACCGCGGAGCCGGACTTCGCGGCCCGCTTCCACCACCACGCGCAGGCCGCGGGACGCGTACCGGCCGGCCCCTTCACGGTCCCGGTGCTCGGCAGCGGCAAGGAGGGCGACCGCTACTGGATCGCCACCGGTTACGTCCCCGCGGTGTCACTGCGTGCCGCCGTCGCCGGGGCGGGACCGCTGCCCACCCGGACGGTGCTGCGGCTGGTGGCCGGCGTCGCGGAGGGCCTGCGGGCACTCCACGGGGCGGGCGTGGTCCACGGCGACCTGCGGCCGGCCCAGGTGCTGCTCACCGCGGAGGGGCCCCGGCTCAAGGGGTACGGTCTCGCGCCCGTCGTGGCGGATCCGGCGGCCGGCGGCGGGCCGGTCTTCCTCGCCCCCGAACAGGCGGGCGGGAAGCCGCCGTTGGCGGCCACGGACGTCTTCGCCCTCGGGCAGCTCGCCGCCTATGCGTCGATCGGCGCGGCGCCCTTCGGCGAGGGGGCGGCAGGCGCGGTGCTGCCCCGGGTCCAGCAGGAGGAGCCCGATCTCAACGAACTCCCCGGCGAGCTGCGGGAGATCGTCACCCGCTGCCTCATCAAGGACCCGGCGCTGCGGCCCTCACTCGGCCAGATCGCCGCGATGTGCGCCCAGGCCGCGCCGTCCCGCCGTTTCCACCGCCACCCCGCGCCCTGGCTGCCGGCCCCGGTCCTGACCGCCATCATCCCGGCGATGCCCCCACCGGCCCCCCCGCACCCGGCACACCCCCCAGCACCCCTCCAGGCCCCCAGCCGACCGACAGCACCGGCCCCGGGCCCGCCCCTCCAGCCCCCCGGCGCGGGGGGTGCGCCGGGGGCCGTCCCGGGGGCTTCGTTCCAGTCCCCGACCGTCGCCGCATCGCCGGCGCCCGCTGTCGGGCCGCCCCTTCAGCCCCCTGGCGTTGCCGCGCCACCGGCGCCTGTTGCCGGCCCGCCTCTCCAGGCCCCCAGCGCCGGGGGAGCACCGGGGTCTGCCCCGGGGGCGCCCTTTCAGTCCCCGGTCGTCGTCGCGCCGCCGGTGCCCGCTGCCGGGGCGGCGCCCGGGTTCGCCTGGGGGCCCCAGCGCTGGGGGCGGGCGGCGCAGCCGCAGGTGGCGCCGGCCGGGTGGAAGCCGCGGCGGCGGACCGCCGCGGTGCTGGGTGCGGTGACCGGCCTCGCGCTGATCGCCGTCGCGGCACTGGTGCTCGGCGGGGAGTTCCACGACGGCGGCCGGTCCGGCGCGAGCGCGGGTGCCCCGGCGCCCGGCGTGCCGCCGACGGCTGCGCCCACCCCACCCACGGGCGGCAGCGCGGAGCCCTCGCCGCAGGGCAGGTACCAGGGGTTCCGCCTCCCCGCGGGCTACGCGCTCTCGTGGCAGACCGGCTCACCCGTGGTGCGCCCCGGCACCTACAGCGGCGGCTTCGGGTACACCCCGCAGGCCGACGCCTTCGCCACCGACCCGCAGCACGGCACCCTCGCGCTGCTCGACCCGCAGGGCCAGGGGACGCTCGCCGAATGCACCGCGAGCACGTCCCGCATCGTCTCGATCCCCCGGCGGCTGGTGGTCGGCGGCTCCCGGGTGTGCGTACGGTCGCCGAACGGCACCACCGCACTGCTGACCATCCGTCAGATCACCGAGCCCGGCGACCCGCAGCCCGCCGCCACCGTCGACGTCACGGTGTGGCGGCAGCCCGCCGGACCCGCCACAACCACCGGCCCCGCCACAACCGCCGGCCCCGCCACAACCGCCGTAACGGACGGACTCGTCGCAACCGGTGGCCCGACGACCGATCGCCTCCTTCCGCCATCGAATTCGGCGCAGATTTCCACGAGTCTGTAGCGCATCGAGCAAGAGTCGCGTTTACTGATCGGCCCCGGGCGCCGAGGGCCAGGACGCCCGGGCACGAGTACGACTCGATGGGGCAGGTAGTACGTGGTGGTGGGGGAGACTCAGGTGCTCGACGACGACCGCAGCGGCATGGCCGCGCGGCCGGGCGGGGACGGTGCGCCGGGGGGCGCGGCGGTGGGCCTGCAGGATGCGGTGGCCTTGCTGCGGCGTGAACTCGCGGCGTACCGACCGCTGTTACCGGACCGCGCGGTCGCGGAGGACCAACTCGACCAGCTGGCGGGGCAGGCCGCGACGGCCGCCCGGGCCGGCATTCTGCTGGACACAGAACGCCTTCGGCACTCCTTACTCCTGGTGGCCGCCGCGCTCGGCTCGGTCAGCGCGCTGGCCGCCCCGCTGGACGCCCTGCGCGAGGCGGTGGAGACCCTGGCGCCGCCGTACGGAGGCCGCGTCTGACCCCGCCCTCGCGAAAGACGCGAAAGAGCGGACACCGTACCGCCGGTCAGCCGACCGGCGCCCCCGCGCTGCTCAGCGCCAGCGCGAGCCGGCGTGCCACCGCGTGCAGCACCGGCACGATCTTGTCCGTGGCGGCCTCGGTGACCCGGCCCGCGGGGCCCGAGATGGAGATGGCCGCGGCCGTGGGGGAGTCCGGCACGGTCACCGCGAGGCACCGCACCCCGACCTCCTGCTCGTTGTCGTCCACCGCGTAGCCCTGGGTGCGGATGTGCTCCAGTTCGGTGAGGAAGGCGTCCGGCTCCGTGATGGTGTGGTCGGTCGCGGCCGGCATTCCGGTACGGGCCAGCAGCGCGCGTACCTCGTCCGGCGGCACCGCGGCGAGCAGCGCCTTGCCCACCCCGGTGGAGTGCGGCAGTACCCGCCGCCCGACCTCGGTGAACATCCGCATCGAGTGCCGGGACGGCACCTGCGCCACGTACACCACCTCGTCGCCGTCGAGCAGCGCCATGTTCGCCGTCTCGCCGGTCGCCTCGACCAGCTCGGCCAGATACGGCCGTGCCCAGGTGCCCAGCAGCCGGGACGCGCCCTCGCCGAGCCGGATCAGCCGCGGGCCGAGCGCGTACCGCCGGTTCGGCTGCTGGCGGACGTAACCGCAGGCCACCAGGGTGCGCATCAGCCGGTGGATGGTGGGCAGCGGCAGCCCGCTGCTCGCCGACAGCTCGCTCAGACCCACCTCGCCGCCCGCGTCAGCCATCCGCTCCAGCAGATCGAAGGCCCGTTCAAGCGACTGGACGCCCCCGGCGCGGTCAGCAGACACGTGCGATCCCCTCGTTCGATACGGCCCGGTACGGATGGAGCGGAAGGTGATTTTCGCTCTGTGGAATCGTACCGCCCTTGACGTCCACGCGAACGATACCCACGATGTCCGTCAACAGAACGTTGAAGCAGCCGTCGAACCGGAGGTCATACGGTGGTAGAGCCGGTGCAGGGCAAGCAGGTGCTGCGCTCGACGCGCGTGATCACCCCGGACGGCGAGCGCCCGGCCGCGATCCTCCTCGACGGCGGCACGATCGGCGCGGTGCTCCCGTACGACGCGCCGGTCCCACCCGGCGCCCGGCTCACCGACGTGGGTGGCGACGTCGTGCTGCCCGGCCTGGTCGACACCCATGTGCACATCAACGATCCGGGCCGCACCGCGTGGGAGGGCTTCGCGACCGCCACCGCCGCCGCGGTGGCCGGCGGCATCACCACCGTGGTGGACATGCCGCTGAACAGCATCCCGCCCACCACCAGCACCGAGCATCTGGAGATCAAGCGGGACACCGCCCGTGGCCGGGTGCACACCGACACCGGTTTCTGGGGCGGCGCCGTCCCCGGCAACGTCAAGGACCTGCGCCCGCTGCACGACGCGGGGGTCTTCGGCTTCAAGTGCTTCCTGCTGCACTCCGGCGTGGACGAGTTCCCCCAGCTGAATCCGGGCGAACTCGAAGCAGCCATGGCCGAGTTGACCCGCTTCGACGGTCTGCTGATCGTCCACGCGGAGGACCCCGGGATCATCGACGGCGCCCCGCGGCAGGCCGGGCCGAAGTACGCGGACTTCCTCGCCTCGCGCCCGCGGGCCGCCGAGGACGAGGCCGTGGCCGGACTGATCGCGCTCGCCCGGCGGCTCGGCGGCCGGGTGCACGTCCTGCACCTGTCCTCCGGCGGCGCGCTGCCGCTGCTCGCGGCGGCGCGCCGCGAAGGCGTCCGGATCACGGTGGAGACCTGCCCGCACTTCCTCACCCTGACCGCCGAGGAAGTGCCGGACGGCGCCACCGAGTTCAAGTGCTGCCCGCCGATCCGGGAGGCCGCCAACCAGGATCAGCTCTGGCGGGCGCTGGCCGGCGGACTGATCGACTGTGTGGTCTCGGACCACTCGCCGTCCACCCTCGACCTCAAGCACAAGGACACCGGTGACTTCGCCGCCGCGTGGGGCGGTATCTCCTCACTCCAGCTGGGTCTGCCCGCGGTGTGGACCGAAGCCCGCCGCCGCGGCCACACCCTTGCCGACGTCGCCCGCTGGATGTCCGCGGGCCCGGCCCGCCTCGCCGGACTCGCGGCCACCAAGGGCGCCATCGCCGAGGGCTACGACGCGGACTTCGCCGTCCTCGCCCCCGACCGGACCTTCACCGTCGATCCGGCCCGGCTCCAGCACCGCAACCCCATCACCGCCTACGCCGGCCGCACCCTGCACGGAGTCGTGCGCTCCACCTGGCTGGCCGGCCGGGTGGTGGCGCGGGACGGGGCGGTGACCGGCGAGCCCGCCGGCCGGCTCATCGAACGGCCGGCCGGCGGGAGTTGAGCGGTACCGGAATCGCGGTCACGCGGCGCGGCGTGCCTTGCGGCGGTGCGCCCCGATGAGTTCCGCGTACCGGCGGCCACTCCCCTTGATGGTGCGCTTCTGCGTGGTGTAGTCGACGTGCACCAGACCGAAGCGCTTGTCGTAGCCGTACGCCCACTCGAAGTTGTCCAGCAGCGACCAGGCGTAGTAGCCGGCCAGCGGCACCCCGCGGCGGACCGCCCGGGCACAGGCGGCCAGGTGCTCCTCCAGGTACTGGGCCCGCTCCGGGTCGTCCACCTGACCGTCCGCGCCCACCGTGTCGTGGTAGGCGGAGCCGTTCTCGGTGACCAGGATCCGGCTCGCGCCGTACTCCTCGGAGAGCCGGACCAGCAGCTGCTCCAGACCGTCGGCGTTGACCTCCCAGTCCATCGCGGTACGGCGGACACCCGGCAGGTACACCATCTTGGCGTGCGGCGCCGGGCCGGTCGGGTCGTCCGCGATGACCTGCCGGAAGTAGTAGTTCAGGCCCAGCCAGTCCAGCGGCGCGGCGATCGACTCCAGGTCGCCGTCCTTGACCGGCAGGTCGACGCCGTACAGGTCCACCATGTCCTGCGGGTAGCCGCGCCCGTGGATCGGGTCCAGCCACCAGCGGTTGGTGTGCCCGTCGGCCCGCTTGGCGGCCGCGATGTCCGCCTCCCGGTCGGTGGCCGGCTCGCACGGGCTGAGGTTGTTGACGATGCCGATCCGCAGGTCGGAGTGGGCCGCCCGCAGCGCCTGCACGGCCAGACCGTGCCCGACGTGCAGGTGGTACGAGGCCCGGACGGCCGCGGTGAGGTCGGTCAGACCCGGAGCCATGGTGCCCTCCAGGTGGCCGATCCACGCCGAGCAGAGCGGCTCGTTGAGGGTCGCCCAGTCCTTCACCCGGTCACCGAGCGCGTCGGCGACCACGGCCGCGTAGTCGCCGAACCGTTCCGCGGTCTCCCGCTCCGGCCAGCCGCCGCGGTCCTGCTGGGCCTGGGGCAGATCCCAGTGGTACAGGGTCGCGTTGGGGGTGATGCCCGCTTCCAGCAGGCCGTCGACCAGCCGGTCGTAGAAGGCGATCCCGGCCGCGTTGACCGCGCCCGAGCCCTCCGGGACGATCCGCGGCCAGGCCACGGAGAAGCGGTACGCGTCGAGGTCCAGAGCCTTCATCAGCTCCAGGTCCTCGGTCCAGCGGTGGTAGTGGTCGCAGGCGACGTCGCCGGTGTCGCCGCCCGCGACCTTGCCGGGGGTGTGGGAGAAGGTGTCCCAGATGGACGGGGACCTTCCGTCCTCGTCCACCGCGCCCTCGATCTGGTAGGCGGCGGTCGCCGCTCCCCAGATGAAATCGGCGGGAAGAGCGCTCAGGTCGTTCACAAGGTACCTTTCGGTGGGGTTACTTGACGGCGCCGGCGGTCAGTCCGGCGACGAGGTAACGCTGCAGGAGCAGGAATCCGGCGACCACCGGCACGCTCACCACGAGCGAGGCGGCCATGACCTGGTTCCAGTACACGTCGTTCTGGGTTGCGTATCCGCGCAGGCCCACCGCCAGCGTCCGGGTGCTGTCGTTGGTCATGATCGAGGCGAAGAGCACTTCGCCCCAGGCCGTCATGAACGCGTAGACGCAGACCGCGATGATGCCGGGGATGGCGGCCGGCACGACGACCCGGAAGAGCGCGCCGAACGGGCCGCATCCGTCCACCTTGGCGGCCTCGTCGAGGTCGCGCGGGATGGAGTCGAAGTAGCCGACCAGCATCCAGATGGAGAAGGGCAGCGAGAAGGTGAGATAGGTGATGATCAGGCCGAGCCGGCTGCCGTAGAGCTGGATGCCGGTGGAGTTGCCGATGTTGACGAAGATGATGAACAGCGGCAGCAGGAAGAGGATGCCGGGGAACATCTGGGTCGACAGCACCGTGATGGTGAAGAACCGGCGGCCAGGGAAGCGGTACCGGCTCACGCCGTAGGCGGCGAAGATCGCCACCGCCACCGACAGCAGGGTCGCGCTGACCGACACGATCAGCGAGTTCATGAAGTAGTGCGCCAGCGGGACGGTCGACCAGATGTCGATGTACGGCCGGATGGTCAGACCGCTGGGGATCCACTTGAAGGATCCCTGCACGTCCTGCAGCTTCTTCAGCGACGAACTGAGCATCACGTACACGGGGACGAGTACGAAGAGCAGCAGCAGCGTCAGTACGATCCGCCGGGTCCACAGGAAGGACTTCGGCGACGCCATCGGCGACGGCTGGACCGGGACCCTAGGCATCGGCGTCGCCTCGCTTCCGGGACGTGAGCAGCAGATAGACCGCCGTCACCAGCAGCAGGAAGAGCAGCAGCAGCACGGACATCGCCGAGCCGGAGCCGAAGTTCCAGGTGATGAAGGACGACTGGTAGATGTGGATGGAGATCAGGTCGGCCGCGTGCGGCGCCGATTGACCGAACATCACATACGGCGTGTTGAAGTCGTTGAACGTCCACAGGAAGAGCACCAGGATCAGCACCTGGTTCACCGGCCGCAGCGACGGCATGGTGATCTTCCGGATCTGCTGCCAGACACCCGCGCCGTCCATCGCGGCGGCCTCGTACAGCTCGCGCGGGATGTTCTGCAGACCGGCCATCAGGCACAGGAAGGCGAACGGCCAGCCCTTCCAGACCGACACGATCACCAGGGCCCAGAAGCTGTTCGGGCCGATCAGCCAGAACGGCTTGTCCGAGGTGAGGTGCAGCTGATCGTGGAGGACGTGGTTCACCAGACCGGTGTCCTGCTGGAACATGAAGGTCCAGGTGATGACCGCGGTGTAGACCGGCAGCGCGTACGGCACCAGGAAGACCGCGCGCATCAGCGCCCGGCCGCGGAAGGCGTCCTGCATCAAGATCGCCGCCGCGGTGCCGATCAGCCAGCAGAAGCCGACCGACAGGATGGTGAAGCCGCAGGTCACCCAGAACGAGTGCAGCAGCGCCTCACCGACGGGCTGGTTGAACTTCACCGCCAGGCGGTAGTTGTCCAGGCCGGACCAGGGCGCGCTGCCCCAGTCCCTGATGAAGAACTGGGTCAGCCCTTTGAAGCTGATGATGATGCCGAACACCATGGGTATGAGGTGGATCAGCAGTTCGAGGATCAGCGCGGGGAACAGCAGCAGGTACGGCAGGCCCAGCTGGCGCAGCCGAACGGGGATACGCGGCCGGAGCCGGCCCCCGGCAGCGGGCTTCTTGCCGCTGGGGGGACCGGCCTCGGGAGCGCTCCGAGGAGGGGCGGTGGCAGTCATGGAGAGCCGATCCTTACGATGCGGGCATCTGCTGCTGCGCCTTGGTCAGCGCGGCCTTGACGGAGTCTTCGGTGACGCTCTTGCCGGCGGCTGCGTCAGCGAAGAGGTCCTTGACCGCGGTACCCACGAGCGTCTCGAACTGGCTCTCGTTGGGCACCTGCGGCAGCGGCGCGGCGGAGCTGCCGAGCACACCGGCGAGGACCTTCAGGTCGGGCGTCTGGAAGGCGGGGTCGCTCTGCGCCTCCTTGACCGGCGGCAGCGAACCGTAGGTCCCGTTGAGGATCTTCTGCTCGGGCGTGCTGGTCAGGAACTTGACCAGCTGCACCGCGGCGGCCTGGTGGCTGCTGTTCTTGAAGACCGCCAGGTTGATGCCGGCCACCATCGAGGTGATGCCGGCGTCGCCGGTCGCCCCCGCGGTCTGCGTCGGGACGGGCACCACGCCGTACTGATCGGGCGTCATGCCGTGCGCCTTGATGGAGGTCGCGGCGGACTGCCACATCATCATCGCGGCCTTGCCGGTGGCGAAGTCGGTGATGGTCTGGTTCTGCGCGTACTCCGCGTCGCCCTTGGCGGCGATCTTGTCCTGGGCGATGAAGTCGACGTACTGCTTGACCGCCGCGACGTTCTGCGGGGTGTCGAAGGTCGCCTTGCCGGACGCGTCGAACCAGTCCGAGCCGCGCTGCTTGGCCAGCACGAAGGCGTGGTGGATGTTCTCCGAGCCGTTGCCGCCCTCGACCGCCAGGCCGTAGTGGCCGCCGGTGGTCAGCTTCTTGCCGTCCGCGACCAGTTCGTCCCAGGTCTTCGGCGGCGTGGCGATGCCCGCGTCGGCGAACATCTTCTTGTTGTAGTACAGGCCGTACGCCATCGAGTACAGCGGCACCGCGGCCGGGTCCTTGCCGGCCGCGCCGGCGGAGGCTATCGCGGCGGGCGCGAAGCGGTCCTTGCCGCCGATCGCGGTGAAGTTCGCCGCGTCCCACGGCAGCAGCGCGCCGGTCGCCTGGAGCGAAGCGGACCAGGTGTTGCCGATGTTGAGCACATCGGGGCCCTGACCGGAGGTGGTCGCCGCCAGGATGCGGTTGAGCAGGTCCGCCCAGCCGATGACCTCCAGCTTGACCTTGATGCCG
Protein-coding regions in this window:
- a CDS encoding ABC transporter substrate-binding protein, which codes for MRTSSTSSRLLAATALVAALGLTLSACGGGNDDGGSGKTSAAPGSLKGQTITYWASNQGTSLDNDKQVLTPELNKFTQQTGIKVKLEVIGWADLLNRILAATTSGQGPDVLNIGNTWSASLQATGALLPWDAANFTAIGGKDRFAPAAIASAGAAGKDPAAVPLYSMAYGLYYNKKMFADAGIATPPKTWDELVADGKKLTTGGHYGLAVEGGNGSENIHHAFVLAKQRGSDWFDASGKATFDTPQNVAAVKQYVDFIAQDKIAAKGDAEYAQNQTITDFATGKAAMMMWQSAATSIKAHGMTPDQYGVVPVPTQTAGATGDAGITSMVAGINLAVFKNSSHQAAAVQLVKFLTSTPEQKILNGTYGSLPPVKEAQSDPAFQTPDLKVLAGVLGSSAAPLPQVPNESQFETLVGTAVKDLFADAAAGKSVTEDSVKAALTKAQQQMPAS